A part of Candidatus Saccharimonadales bacterium genomic DNA contains:
- a CDS encoding FKBP-type peptidyl-prolyl cis-trans isomerase → MATPKSQRIGIWIIAIVMLVGTIGSFAVMILGTNNNSADQANIKQLTDAYQKDYTAYQAKVNDQATQLSAKYFTEFNQYATQPAVFDRDSVKTLTTTDLKVGDGDVLGKDATFTAYYLGWTPNGKVFDGSIDGTKLKAPFTASAGGVIAGWTKGVEGMKIGGVRELTIPSEDAYGEKGNGDSIPPNTPLKFIIMVIPTPETIPQPEMPQALLDYYSKNAS, encoded by the coding sequence ATGGCGACACCAAAAAGTCAGCGTATTGGTATTTGGATTATTGCGATCGTAATGCTAGTCGGGACAATCGGATCTTTTGCGGTAATGATCCTAGGGACTAACAATAATAGTGCTGATCAAGCAAACATCAAACAATTAACAGATGCATATCAAAAAGACTATACGGCTTACCAAGCCAAGGTGAATGATCAAGCAACGCAGCTTTCGGCTAAATATTTTACCGAATTTAACCAGTATGCAACGCAACCGGCTGTGTTCGATAGAGACAGCGTAAAAACGCTTACAACGACCGACTTGAAAGTTGGCGATGGAGATGTACTTGGCAAAGATGCTACGTTTACAGCCTATTATCTTGGCTGGACACCAAACGGCAAGGTTTTTGACGGTTCGATTGACGGTACTAAACTAAAAGCGCCATTTACCGCTTCTGCCGGAGGTGTTATTGCAGGATGGACCAAAGGTGTTGAAGGTATGAAAATCGGAGGTGTTCGCGAGCTAACTATTCCGTCAGAAGATGCTTACGGTGAAAAGGGCAATGGAGATTCCATTCCTCCAAATACGCCGTTGAAGTTTATCATTATGGTTATTCCTACTCCGGAAACCATTCCCCAACCTGAAATGCCTCAAGCATTACTAGATTACTACAGCAAGAATGCGAGCTAA
- the cyoB gene encoding cytochrome o ubiquinol oxidase subunit I, producing the protein MFGRLTLDALPSDPITIGGVVMMTLGGLTVVAALFYFKRWTWLWKEWLTSLDPKRIGIMYIVIAALMLLRGVADALMIRTQQALSSGDAHGIVSSDFFQQVFSAHGTIMIFFVAMGFIFGLLNLIVPLQIGSRDVAFPFLNSVSFWLFAAGFILINISLAVGEFSAAGWLAYPPLSEVEYSPGVGVDYWIWALQIAGVGSLLSGINFIVTILKMRAPGMTLMKMPIFIWSVLGSMTLVIFAFPILTATLGMLSLDRLFDMHFFTSDGGGNPMMYINLIWAWGHPEVYILILPAFGIFSEVVPAFSGKRLFGYKSMVWAIWAIVFLSFTVWLHHFFTMGAGANVNAFFGIMTMVIAIPTGVKVFNWIFTMYRGRIRFTTPMLWFMGFVVTFTLGGVAGVLMSVPAIDFQVHNSLFLVAHFHTMIIGGVIFGIFSGFTYWFPKFAGFRLNETLGKYAFWCWLIGFLTAFVPLYILGFMGATRRLDHYDASMGWQGLFVVAGLGVMLICLGIAFQLLQIVVSVIQRKKNLDTTGDPWNGRTLEWATSSPPPEYNFARIPAATERDAFWAFKQHRPQGAKLPYQDIIVPKNTSIGIFIAMFAFMIGFGAIWHMAWLAIVGLAGVIISLIVRLSTDDTERTIPASEVARIEDKGYLV; encoded by the coding sequence ATGTTTGGACGATTAACCCTTGATGCATTACCAAGCGATCCGATAACAATTGGCGGAGTTGTCATGATGACGCTCGGCGGCCTGACGGTTGTCGCAGCACTCTTTTATTTTAAACGCTGGACATGGCTATGGAAAGAATGGCTGACATCACTTGATCCTAAACGGATCGGCATTATGTATATTGTCATTGCTGCACTAATGCTTCTTCGAGGTGTTGCCGATGCTCTAATGATACGTACACAACAGGCGCTTTCAAGTGGTGACGCGCATGGAATTGTGTCGTCGGATTTCTTCCAACAAGTATTCTCGGCCCATGGAACGATCATGATCTTTTTTGTAGCGATGGGATTTATATTTGGTCTATTAAACCTGATCGTACCGCTTCAGATAGGGTCGCGCGACGTAGCGTTTCCGTTTCTTAACTCAGTAAGTTTTTGGCTTTTTGCAGCCGGATTCATTTTGATTAATATATCGCTTGCAGTGGGCGAGTTCTCTGCCGCGGGGTGGCTAGCGTACCCGCCGCTTTCGGAAGTTGAATATAGTCCGGGCGTCGGGGTCGACTATTGGATATGGGCCTTACAGATTGCCGGTGTCGGAAGTTTGTTATCAGGAATCAACTTTATCGTGACTATCCTAAAGATGCGCGCTCCCGGTATGACACTTATGAAAATGCCAATATTTATCTGGAGCGTACTGGGGAGCATGACTCTTGTGATTTTTGCGTTTCCAATTTTGACCGCTACGCTCGGTATGCTATCACTGGATAGGCTTTTTGACATGCACTTCTTTACATCGGACGGTGGAGGAAATCCAATGATGTACATTAACCTCATATGGGCATGGGGTCATCCTGAAGTATATATTTTAATACTGCCAGCGTTCGGTATTTTTTCAGAAGTCGTACCAGCATTCTCAGGCAAAAGATTATTTGGTTACAAATCAATGGTATGGGCCATTTGGGCGATCGTATTTCTTTCATTTACCGTATGGCTGCATCACTTCTTTACGATGGGGGCAGGAGCGAACGTAAACGCGTTCTTTGGTATTATGACGATGGTTATTGCTATTCCGACAGGAGTAAAAGTATTCAACTGGATATTTACGATGTATCGGGGGCGAATTAGGTTTACGACGCCGATGCTGTGGTTTATGGGTTTTGTGGTTACCTTTACGCTTGGTGGCGTTGCGGGCGTACTCATGTCAGTACCTGCAATCGACTTCCAGGTCCATAACAGCCTATTCCTCGTTGCTCATTTCCATACCATGATTATTGGTGGAGTTATATTCGGTATATTTTCTGGGTTTACGTACTGGTTTCCTAAATTTGCCGGCTTTAGACTTAACGAGACGCTTGGCAAGTATGCATTCTGGTGCTGGCTAATTGGCTTTTTGACGGCGTTTGTTCCGCTCTATATCCTTGGGTTTATGGGTGCGACACGCCGGCTTGATCATTACGATGCATCGATGGGTTGGCAGGGATTGTTCGTCGTTGCAGGGCTTGGCGTGATGCTTATTTGTCTAGGAATTGCCTTCCAGCTTTTACAGATTGTCGTCAGCGTTATTCAACGAAAAAAGAACTTGGATACAACCGGTGACCCATGGAACGGACGAACTCTTGAATGGGCTACTTCGTCGCCTCCACCTGAATATAACTTCGCCAGGATACCTGCCGCTACTGAGCGTGATGCATTCTGGGCATTCAAACAGCATCGTCCGCAAGGAGCGAAACTGCCGTACCAAGACATTATTGTTCCTAAAAATACTTCAATCGGAATTTTCATTGCAATGTTTGCATTTATGATTGGCTTTGGCGCAATATGGCATATGGCATGGCTAGCGATTGTCGGGCTTGCCGGTGTTATTATTTCGCTTATCGTACGATTATCGACTGACGACACCGAACGAACGATACCAGCTTCAGAAGTAGCGAGAATAGAGGATAAAGGATATCTAGTATGA
- a CDS encoding FAD-dependent oxidoreductase, with protein MDDKIRDVVMIGAGPSALSAAIYTTREDIDTVLYEKAVIGGLAAVTDKVDNYPGFPDGVEGLVLAEQLEKQAERFGANIEFGDVSEVRDDGDVKTVVVDGAEVKAKTVLIATGSDYNKLGIPGELEYYGRGVHYCATCDGALYRDRPLVVVGGGNSGVQEALFLTRYTSHIDLLVRSTVKASEVLQHELKKAADEGKITIHLQTTATEIVADDGKIITKVEGIKEGKPTTFATDGVFVFVGLKPNTQFLKDSNIELDEQGLIKTNAHLETTMPGVFASGDVRSGATMQIASAVGEGATAALSIREYLDKQKQQAI; from the coding sequence ATGGACGATAAGATTAGAGATGTAGTTATGATTGGTGCAGGTCCAAGCGCGCTATCGGCTGCTATTTATACGACACGTGAAGACATCGATACGGTTTTATATGAAAAAGCGGTTATCGGTGGACTTGCCGCGGTCACTGATAAGGTAGATAACTACCCTGGTTTTCCTGATGGCGTTGAAGGTTTGGTTTTGGCTGAGCAGCTAGAAAAACAAGCCGAACGATTCGGCGCGAATATCGAATTTGGCGACGTGTCAGAGGTTCGTGACGATGGAGATGTGAAAACGGTTGTCGTGGACGGAGCCGAAGTCAAAGCCAAAACGGTCCTAATTGCAACAGGAAGCGATTATAACAAGCTTGGAATTCCCGGTGAATTAGAATACTATGGCCGCGGCGTGCACTACTGTGCGACATGTGACGGCGCATTGTATCGCGACAGGCCACTAGTCGTCGTGGGCGGCGGCAACTCAGGCGTACAGGAGGCTCTATTTCTAACTCGCTACACCAGTCACATTGACCTTTTAGTCCGAAGTACGGTAAAGGCAAGCGAAGTGTTGCAGCATGAACTAAAAAAAGCTGCCGACGAGGGTAAGATCACTATCCATCTTCAGACTACAGCAACGGAGATTGTTGCAGATGATGGAAAAATAATTACAAAGGTAGAAGGTATCAAAGAAGGCAAGCCTACGACATTCGCGACTGATGGAGTCTTTGTTTTTGTGGGTCTAAAACCTAATACGCAGTTCTTAAAAGACAGTAATATCGAACTAGACGAGCAAGGACTAATTAAAACAAATGCTCATCTAGAAACGACAATGCCAGGAGTTTTCGCAAGCGGCGATGTTCGTAGCGGCGCAACAATGCAAATTGCCAGTGCGGTTGGCGAAGGCGCTACGGCAGCCCTTAGCATTCGTGAATATCTTGATAAGCAAAAACAACAAGCTATTTAG
- the cyoE gene encoding heme o synthase, with protein MTRSVIKTYYSLTKPGVLYGNALTAAAGFLLASKGNIDFWLFIALCVGSTLIIASACVLNNYLDQDIDSKMARTKKRALVQGEIKGRNAVIFSIVLGLVGVAILLAWTNLLVVLIGIGGFIVYVVLYGMLSKRLSIHGTLVGSVSGAAPILAGYCAVTGTVDVGAILVFLILFLWQMPEFYSIAVYRQKEYAAAGVPVMSVVKGIKNTKIQIFIYTVLFVIATLLLPVFGITGYPYLIVMGVLGVYWIWLGLKGLSARDSDAWARKMFRFSLIILLVFCGLISVDAWLP; from the coding sequence ATGACTCGTTCCGTAATTAAGACATACTATTCGTTAACGAAGCCCGGAGTACTGTATGGTAATGCCTTAACGGCTGCTGCTGGGTTTTTACTCGCAAGCAAGGGCAATATTGATTTTTGGCTTTTTATCGCGCTATGCGTAGGGAGTACTTTGATTATTGCCTCGGCCTGTGTGCTAAATAACTATCTTGACCAGGATATAGACAGTAAAATGGCGAGAACAAAGAAACGGGCGCTTGTTCAAGGTGAAATCAAGGGTCGAAATGCGGTTATATTCTCTATTGTTCTTGGCTTGGTCGGCGTTGCTATACTTCTTGCGTGGACGAATTTGCTTGTTGTTTTGATCGGCATCGGTGGCTTTATCGTTTACGTTGTTCTGTATGGAATGTTATCGAAGCGTCTCTCGATACACGGAACATTAGTAGGAAGTGTCTCGGGTGCTGCGCCAATTCTTGCAGGATATTGCGCGGTGACAGGTACGGTTGATGTCGGAGCAATACTAGTTTTCTTGATTCTTTTCTTGTGGCAGATGCCTGAATTTTATTCAATTGCTGTATATCGTCAAAAAGAATATGCGGCAGCAGGTGTGCCGGTTATGTCCGTCGTCAAAGGTATTAAAAACACCAAAATACAGATATTTATCTATACGGTCCTATTCGTCATTGCAACGCTTCTCCTGCCGGTATTCGGTATAACGGGTTACCCTTACCTGATAGTAATGGGCGTACTGGGAGTCTATTGGATATGGTTAGGGCTAAAAGGATTATCAGCACGCGATAGTGATGCCTGGGCTCGTAAAATGTTTAGATTTTCACTTATAATTCTACTTGTATTTTGTGGGCTTATATCTGTAGACGCTTGGTTACCATAA
- the cyoD gene encoding cytochrome o ubiquinol oxidase subunit IV, translating into MERSNQSRVMSYVVGFVSSIVLTFVAYILVVNHVLSGVGLVAVIVGLAIIQLFVQLFFFLHLGNEAKPRWNLMALLFAAMVVVIVVFGSLWIMNNLNYNMMTDMNSETDLQDQKGF; encoded by the coding sequence ATGGAACGATCCAACCAATCTCGTGTGATGTCATATGTCGTAGGTTTTGTATCGTCGATCGTACTCACCTTTGTAGCGTATATCCTTGTTGTTAATCATGTTCTGTCCGGTGTTGGTTTGGTGGCGGTAATCGTTGGGCTGGCGATCATACAACTTTTTGTCCAGCTCTTTTTCTTCCTTCACCTGGGCAACGAAGCAAAGCCTCGCTGGAACTTAATGGCGCTTTTATTCGCAGCCATGGTTGTCGTTATTGTCGTGTTTGGTTCGCTTTGGATTATGAATAATCTAAACTACAATATGATGACTGATATGAACAGCGAAACAGACTTACAGGATCAGAAGGGTTTCTAG
- the cyoC gene encoding cytochrome o ubiquinol oxidase subunit III: protein MTKSEVAQTEPLVKQNSKTMLGFWIYLMTDCVLFASLFATYAVLQGSTFGGPSGKELFDLPFVLIETLLLLTSSFTVGLAMLGLHQRSRKQVLVWLAVTFVLGVSFLVMELTEFATLAGEGNSWSRSGFLSAFFTLVGTHGLHIATGLLWMVVAGYQILTRGLTESISRRLTLLSLFWHFLDIIWIFIFTIVYLMGVI, encoded by the coding sequence ATGACAAAATCTGAAGTAGCTCAAACTGAACCACTCGTAAAACAGAATTCAAAAACCATGCTGGGATTTTGGATATACTTAATGACAGACTGCGTGTTATTCGCGAGTCTTTTTGCAACATACGCGGTGCTACAGGGAAGCACTTTTGGCGGACCATCCGGTAAAGAATTGTTTGACTTGCCGTTTGTCCTTATTGAAACCCTTCTGCTTTTGACAAGTAGTTTCACGGTTGGTCTTGCAATGCTTGGATTGCATCAGCGCAGCCGCAAACAAGTACTTGTTTGGCTTGCGGTTACGTTTGTACTTGGCGTGTCTTTCCTCGTCATGGAACTAACCGAATTTGCGACACTAGCGGGTGAAGGTAATAGCTGGTCGCGGAGTGGATTTTTATCAGCATTCTTTACGCTGGTAGGTACGCACGGACTCCACATTGCCACCGGATTATTATGGATGGTAGTCGCAGGCTATCAGATACTGACACGCGGATTAACGGAATCAATTTCACGCCGTCTGACGCTACTGAGTCTGTTTTGGCACTTCCTGGATATTATTTGGATCTTTATCTTTACAATCGTTTATTTGATGGGAGTGATTTAG
- the cyoA gene encoding ubiquinol oxidase subunit II, with amino-acid sequence MNKKIQVLLLLVAIAGLVGIITVVLQGHNIAVLNPQGTIANKERDLIIFTTVLGLAVVIPVFIMLFGIAWKYRESNTKANTKYSPDWDGSRLYETIWWGVPCVIMLVLGVVIWQSSHELDPYKKLESNVKPIRVQVVALQWKWLFIYPEQKIASVNLVQFPEDTPVNFEITADAPMNSFWIPSLGGQVYAMTGMTTKLHLQADNIGSYNGSSANISGEGFAGMRFIAKATSQADFDTWVRSNQNSSTGLGMTEYSKLATPSKDVPAATYSLKQADLYDKIVMKYMTPEGGNETMDHEQMNMEMH; translated from the coding sequence GTGAATAAAAAAATACAAGTCTTGCTGCTATTAGTGGCGATAGCGGGACTTGTAGGTATCATTACCGTTGTATTGCAGGGTCATAATATTGCCGTTCTAAATCCCCAAGGAACGATTGCGAACAAAGAACGAGATTTGATTATTTTTACAACCGTTCTAGGTCTTGCTGTAGTCATTCCTGTTTTTATTATGCTGTTTGGGATTGCATGGAAATATCGTGAAAGCAATACCAAAGCAAACACAAAATATTCACCGGACTGGGATGGTAGTCGTCTTTACGAAACAATTTGGTGGGGTGTGCCATGTGTGATTATGCTTGTCTTGGGAGTTGTCATATGGCAATCTAGCCATGAGCTCGATCCCTATAAGAAGCTGGAGTCGAACGTAAAACCTATACGAGTACAAGTCGTCGCCCTACAGTGGAAGTGGCTTTTTATTTACCCAGAGCAGAAGATAGCAAGTGTTAACCTTGTGCAGTTCCCTGAAGACACACCTGTTAATTTTGAGATAACAGCAGACGCTCCAATGAATTCTTTTTGGATTCCAAGCCTTGGCGGGCAAGTATACGCGATGACGGGTATGACAACCAAGTTGCATTTGCAAGCTGATAATATAGGAAGTTACAATGGCTCTTCGGCAAATATTAGCGGAGAAGGGTTCGCTGGTATGAGGTTTATTGCCAAAGCTACTTCGCAGGCTGATTTTGACACGTGGGTACGCTCTAACCAGAACAGCTCAACAGGTTTAGGTATGACTGAATATAGTAAGTTGGCCACGCCAAGCAAGGACGTCCCAGCAGCGACCTATTCGCTAAAGCAGGCTGACCTGTATGATAAGATAGTCATGAAATACATGACTCCCGAGGGTGGAAATGAGACAATGGATCATGAACAGATGAATATGGAGATGCACTAA
- a CDS encoding FAD-dependent oxidoreductase produces MNITIVGGGFGGVKTALELAEDKSNQITLITDKPDFQYYPALYSAATGHSHLESWVPLGTIFAGKHNVHVHIDSIESIDPKAKTLKGDSGVVYDYERCILALGTVTTYFGIKGLETYAYGIKSAPEIKRLKQHVYVDIAENHTTDKHYIIVGAGPTGVELAAALGSYLARMCEHYGIEKPDLKIDLIEAAPRILPRMSEKSSKKVQKRLEKLGVNVQTGKTVEAASADDLTVSGNSINSRTIIWTSGVANHPFYKNNAEHFEFAKNGRIVVDKYMQAGKNIYVIGDNAATPYTGLAQTALHDAMFVSGNLKRQAKHKKPRTYKAVMPPVVVPVGENWAVFEWHGLRLYGWMASLLRRAADIIGYSDMLPLGQALGVWRASTIMEDDYFTPTSPGK; encoded by the coding sequence ATGAATATTACAATTGTCGGTGGTGGGTTTGGAGGAGTAAAGACTGCTCTAGAGCTTGCCGAGGATAAATCCAATCAGATCACTCTTATTACCGATAAGCCTGATTTTCAATATTATCCTGCGCTCTATAGTGCCGCAACGGGCCATAGCCACCTTGAATCTTGGGTACCGTTAGGGACAATTTTTGCTGGAAAACATAATGTGCATGTTCATATTGATTCAATTGAGTCTATTGATCCAAAAGCAAAGACCCTCAAGGGTGATTCCGGCGTTGTTTACGATTATGAGCGCTGCATTTTGGCACTGGGTACGGTAACGACTTACTTTGGTATTAAAGGCCTAGAAACCTATGCGTATGGAATTAAATCAGCTCCAGAAATTAAGAGACTAAAGCAACATGTATACGTTGATATTGCGGAAAACCATACAACGGACAAGCATTATATTATTGTTGGCGCTGGGCCAACAGGTGTTGAGCTTGCTGCAGCACTTGGGTCATATCTTGCGCGCATGTGTGAACATTACGGAATTGAAAAACCTGATCTTAAAATTGATTTAATTGAAGCGGCTCCACGAATTTTACCTAGAATGAGCGAAAAATCGAGCAAAAAGGTACAAAAACGACTTGAAAAACTAGGGGTGAATGTTCAGACAGGCAAGACTGTCGAAGCAGCCTCGGCTGACGATCTGACAGTGAGCGGCAACTCGATCAATAGCCGTACGATTATTTGGACATCCGGTGTAGCTAATCACCCATTCTACAAAAACAATGCTGAACATTTTGAATTTGCAAAAAATGGTCGCATTGTCGTAGACAAATACATGCAGGCGGGTAAAAACATTTATGTTATTGGTGATAATGCTGCCACACCATATACGGGTCTTGCGCAAACGGCGCTTCACGATGCGATGTTTGTGTCTGGCAATTTAAAACGCCAAGCAAAACATAAGAAACCACGGACGTATAAGGCGGTCATGCCGCCTGTTGTTGTGCCTGTCGGCGAAAATTGGGCTGTCTTTGAATGGCACGGGCTAAGACTGTATGGATGGATGGCATCTTTGCTGCGTAGAGCAGCTGACATTATTGGCTATAGTGACATGTTACCTTTGGGTCAAGCATTGGGCGTATGGCGTGCTTCCACTATTATGGAAGACGATTACTTTACACCAACCTCACCTGGAAAATAG
- the pheT gene encoding phenylalanine--tRNA ligase subunit beta — MIVSINWLKKFTEINMPNDELATLIGARLVEIEEIIDLEEKYKDIVIARVAECVKLEGSDHLNVTKLDDGGAAKDVERDENGLVQVVCGAPNIRSGLLVAWLPPNSVVPDTFGTKDPFVLGSRNLRGVMSNGMVASSKELGLSDDHEGILEITVDAQPGSKFADVYELNDSLLDIENKSLTHRPDTFGIIGFAREVAGITGLPFETPDWLANTKPELNADQENTYDLSVAIDNPELSARYQAILLTGADAKKQSPLEVQSYLTRVGVRPINAVVDVTNYLMMLTGQPLHAFDYDKVVAVSGGKADIHVRAGHHKETLELLDGRVIELAPEDIVIAAGETAIGLAGAMGGKSTEIDENTKTIILESATFNLYNLRATQMRHGIFSEAITRFTKGQPAELTAPVLARAVELMGEYTSAKLASGVFEAYPGKVEPQTIDITAAKVNAVLGTNYTIEDMADSLKNVEFNITMTDENDGTLHIEAPYWRADIHIDEDVIEEIGRLNGFDSITPTLAERDFTAIMPTDFDELRSQVRKVLVRAGANEVLTYSFVHGKVLTNAGQKTEDSYRLTNSISPELQYYRQTLTPSLLGLVHSNIKGGYNELAVFELNKTHNKVHGLNDEGVPGELNMLSLVISHKKASQGAPFYAAKKMLDFLAHSLGLELIYETIVNNPGYPVTAPFEHRRSATVRDAASGVFLGVAGEYKRTVTKNFKLPEYTGGFEIETEALLTAIQKNGRSYTPLSRYPSTERDICFQVKKEITYSQIVTAVQKSLTESGLEFNVSPVDIYTPDTGETKNITIRIGLTSHAKTLTGDEVTAVIDKVITVTTQATDATVI, encoded by the coding sequence ATGATAGTTTCAATTAATTGGCTGAAAAAATTTACTGAAATTAACATGCCGAATGACGAACTTGCGACGTTAATCGGTGCGCGTTTAGTTGAAATCGAAGAGATCATTGATCTTGAAGAAAAATACAAAGACATAGTGATTGCGCGTGTTGCTGAGTGTGTAAAATTAGAAGGATCTGACCATCTAAATGTGACAAAACTTGATGATGGCGGTGCGGCTAAGGATGTTGAGCGCGATGAAAACGGACTAGTTCAGGTTGTTTGCGGTGCGCCGAATATTCGATCAGGTCTTTTGGTTGCGTGGCTTCCGCCTAACTCGGTCGTTCCCGATACGTTCGGCACGAAAGACCCTTTTGTTTTAGGCAGTCGTAACCTCCGGGGAGTGATGAGTAATGGAATGGTCGCAAGTAGTAAAGAACTAGGCCTCTCTGATGATCACGAAGGTATTCTAGAAATAACCGTTGATGCCCAACCGGGTAGCAAGTTTGCGGATGTATACGAACTTAATGACAGTCTTTTAGATATTGAAAATAAATCACTCACACATCGTCCGGATACATTCGGTATTATTGGGTTTGCCCGCGAAGTTGCCGGAATTACCGGCCTGCCGTTCGAAACGCCCGACTGGCTAGCGAATACAAAACCCGAACTGAATGCCGACCAAGAAAATACATACGATCTGTCAGTTGCTATAGATAATCCAGAATTGTCTGCTCGTTATCAAGCAATATTACTAACGGGTGCTGACGCGAAAAAACAGTCACCACTTGAAGTTCAGTCTTATCTTACGCGCGTCGGCGTACGACCTATAAATGCTGTAGTAGACGTAACGAATTACCTGATGATGCTTACCGGACAACCACTCCATGCGTTTGACTACGATAAAGTTGTTGCAGTGTCTGGCGGCAAGGCAGATATTCATGTGCGTGCAGGACACCACAAGGAAACACTGGAACTGTTAGATGGACGGGTTATTGAGCTTGCGCCAGAAGATATTGTTATTGCTGCAGGTGAAACGGCTATTGGCCTAGCTGGTGCGATGGGTGGTAAATCAACAGAAATCGATGAAAATACGAAAACAATTATTTTAGAGAGTGCAACGTTCAACTTGTATAACCTGCGTGCAACGCAAATGCGCCACGGCATTTTTAGTGAAGCTATTACGCGTTTTACGAAAGGCCAACCAGCCGAACTTACCGCACCAGTCCTCGCAAGAGCAGTTGAATTAATGGGCGAATACACCAGTGCTAAATTAGCGAGCGGCGTCTTCGAGGCATATCCGGGTAAGGTTGAACCTCAAACTATCGACATAACTGCAGCGAAAGTGAATGCCGTTCTAGGTACAAACTATACGATCGAAGATATGGCGGACAGCCTAAAGAACGTTGAGTTTAATATAACAATGACCGATGAGAACGACGGAACTCTTCATATCGAAGCGCCTTATTGGCGCGCGGATATACATATTGACGAGGATGTTATCGAAGAAATTGGCCGGCTCAATGGGTTTGACTCGATTACTCCTACGCTTGCAGAGCGTGACTTTACTGCCATTATGCCAACTGACTTTGACGAGCTTCGCTCGCAAGTTCGTAAAGTATTAGTACGGGCAGGTGCTAACGAAGTGCTGACATATAGTTTCGTGCATGGCAAAGTTTTAACAAACGCCGGGCAAAAAACAGAGGACTCATATCGGCTTACCAACTCTATAAGTCCTGAACTGCAGTATTATCGTCAAACATTAACACCAAGCTTATTAGGATTAGTACATTCAAACATTAAGGGTGGCTATAATGAACTTGCCGTATTCGAACTGAATAAAACACATAATAAAGTCCATGGATTGAATGACGAAGGCGTTCCAGGTGAGCTTAATATGTTGTCGCTTGTCATTTCGCATAAAAAAGCAAGTCAAGGCGCACCGTTTTACGCAGCTAAAAAAATGCTGGACTTTCTCGCTCATTCGTTAGGGCTGGAACTTATATATGAAACGATAGTCAACAATCCTGGCTATCCGGTCACTGCTCCATTTGAACATCGTCGTTCGGCTACTGTACGCGACGCAGCATCCGGTGTATTTTTAGGCGTTGCGGGCGAATATAAACGGACTGTTACTAAGAATTTTAAGCTCCCTGAATATACGGGTGGTTTTGAAATCGAAACAGAGGCGTTGCTTACTGCAATTCAGAAAAATGGCCGATCGTATACGCCGCTAAGCCGCTACCCGTCAACGGAACGCGATATATGTTTCCAAGTTAAAAAAGAAATTACCTATAGCCAGATAGTCACAGCAGTTCAAAAAAGTCTTACGGAAAGTGGTCTGGAATTTAATGTTTCACCGGTAGATATCTACACTCCGGATACTGGCGAGACTAAAAATATCACCATTCGTATCGGTCTTACGTCGCACGCTAAAACACTGACGGGTGATGAAGTTACTGCGGTAATTGATAAAGTTATAACGGTTACTACCCAAGCAACCGACGCAACCGTTATTTAA
- a CDS encoding glycerophosphodiester phosphodiesterase — protein sequence MLIIGHRGAAGLARENSLEALRAGLEAGADILEFDVRLTKDKIPVVVHDFHTLRTHRDPSIISRLTLEELVKRTEKLPITPLFKVLDEFFGVILLNIELKGRGTGKVVAELLAKSYAKSAKRWDNVLISSFRGSELQAVRNISKDASLALLHSENPFLFIAYHRRLRLTAVGFHRLYINAFALEIAKRAKLFVYAYTVNRPRTALMLAQQGIDGVVTDRPGDILKEVERNTDKPK from the coding sequence ATGTTAATAATCGGACACCGGGGTGCGGCAGGACTTGCGCGCGAAAACAGCCTTGAAGCTTTGCGGGCCGGGTTAGAGGCAGGCGCCGATATTTTAGAATTTGACGTTCGGCTCACCAAGGATAAAATACCTGTCGTCGTGCATGATTTTCACACGCTCCGAACACACCGCGACCCATCGATCATTAGCCGCCTGACCCTAGAAGAACTCGTAAAACGCACCGAAAAACTTCCGATTACTCCTTTATTTAAGGTGTTAGATGAGTTTTTTGGCGTTATTTTGCTTAATATTGAGCTTAAAGGCCGCGGTACGGGCAAAGTAGTCGCGGAACTGCTCGCAAAAAGCTACGCCAAGTCAGCAAAGCGATGGGACAATGTCCTTATTTCATCATTTCGAGGCAGCGAGTTACAAGCCGTCCGAAACATCAGTAAAGATGCAAGCTTAGCACTGCTCCATAGTGAGAATCCATTTTTATTCATTGCTTACCACCGAAGACTCCGGCTGACCGCCGTCGGCTTTCATCGCCTTTACATCAATGCCTTTGCGCTTGAAATCGCAAAACGAGCAAAGCTATTTGTCTATGCCTACACCGTTAATAGGCCTCGGACGGCGCTCATGCTAGCCCAGCAAGGTATCGACGGTGTTGTTACCGACCGACCTGGCGACATACTAAAAGAAGTTGAGCGAAATACCGACAAGCCTAAATAG